GCGACGTGTCCGCTGGGGACGCTGGGTACTGGCTGAGCAGATTCCGGCTCAGCTCGCTGCTACCTGGGTAGGGATTGCGGGGGCGGGGGTGTATTGCCTTATAGCAGGCTGGGGGGTGCCAGCCCAACGTACGTTCTTGATGTTGCTGGTGGTGGGCCTGTGTCGTGTCCGGGGTTTGCATTTGGGCGCGGGCCGAACCTTGCTGCTTGCGGCATGGGTCGTGGTGTTGCACGACCCCTGGGCGGGGCTGACGACCGGGTTTTATTTGTCCTTTGGGGCTGTATCGGTTCTGTTCGCTTTTGCTCAGCTCATGGGACGGGTGCCGCCAGCTGGGGCGTGGTGGCAGCGTTGGGGACGCAGAATGGGGTTTGCCGCCTGGCTGCAGATTCTGATTACCCTGGCCTTGTTGCCCGCCGTGGCTCCCTTGTTCCACGAGGTATCTCTGGCTTCCTTGCCCGCCAATGCGTACGCCATCACCTTGATCGGTTCGATTGTCACGCCCTTGGTGCTGCTGTTATTGATCCTGGTCGCACTCCAGGCACCGTCGGCCTGGTGTGAGTCCCTCGCTTATCTCGCTCATGCCGCGCTGGACTTCACGATGCAGCCCACGGTATGGCTGGCTGAGCGCCACCTGGCGAGCGTTCCGGTGCCTGCGCAACACTGGGCCTGGACTGTGCTGGCTTTGCTGGGGGTCTTGCTTCTGCTCTTGCCCCGAGGGTTTGTGTCCCGCTTGAGCGGCTTGTCGCTGTTGATCCCCGCTATGGCGATTCGCCCCTCTTTACTTCAGGAAGGGGACTGGGATTTATTTGCGCTGGATGTCGGCCAGGGCAGTGCCGTAGTCTTGCGTACCCGCAGTCAGGTATTGGTATTTGACGTGGGAAACCGTTATGGCCCTGATTCGGACGAGGGCAAACGCAGCATCGCCCCTTGGCTCAAAGCAGCAGGGATAGGGCAGATAGATACCTTGGTGCTGTCCCATGCCGATATGGATCATGTGGGCGGGACGCGCAGCGTCTTGCAGGCCGCCCCGGTCAGTCGGTCATACAGTAGCTTTGATCTGGACCTGCATGTGAGTCGGGAGGAGCGCCTGTTGGGCGTCGCGACGGGCTCCACTCCGCGCCCAGAGCAGATCCGGCGTTGCGAACAGGATGTCAGTTGGGAAGTGGATGGCGTGCGTTTTCGCTTCTGGTGGCCGCCGGCTGAGCCGAGCAGTGACAAGGCTGCCTCCGGTCGCGAGGAGGACAAGAATGCCGTCAGCTGCGTGCTGGAGGTTCAAGGTGCCCGACACAGCGCCTTGCTGTTAGGCGATGCCGGTGTCGCGCAGGAGCAAGCCATTGTGGCGGCTGGCGTGGGGCCCATTGATGTGGTTGTGGTCGGCCACCATGGGTCCCGGACTTCCTCGGGGGCTCATTTTGTCAAACAGATGCAGGCGGGGCTGGCGATTGCCCAACTGGGGTGGTGGAATCGTTTCGGCCACCCCCATGCCCTGGTGCAGGCTCGTTGGGAGCGATCAGGAGCTTTGTTTCTGCGTACCGATCAATGGGGGGCTTTGACGGTGGAGTCACGTCCGTCAGCCTTGTATTACTTTGGCGAGCGTGACCGCTACGCCCGCTACTGGCAATCGTCCCCACCGCCCTGAGCGGGGACATAAACGGCAGGGTAAAGCCGTCAGCCTGGGCTACAATAGCCCTTTATCTGTCAAATTCTTGTCCGAGCGTTCATGACAACTGATCTACAGGAGCCGCGCCTCAATTGGGTTATGTGTGCCAGTGCAGCAGGCACGCATCGCATGGCGTACTGGGAGTGGGGCGATCCCCATAACGATCAGGTCCTGATGTGCGTACACGGGCTGACGCGTACAGGCCGGGATTTTGACCTGCTGGCTCAGCGGCTGTCCAGCCGCTATCGCGTCATTGCTCCTGACGTGGTGGGACGAGGTCGCTCGGACTGGCTGATTGACCCCGCCGCCTATGCCATCCCGCAATACGTGGCTGACATGCTCGTGTTGATCGCCCGCGTGAAGCCGGCACGGCTGGATTGGGTCGGTACCTCCATGGGGGGCTTGATTGCGCTGGGCTTGCAAGGCGCGCAAGCCATGTCGGCCTTGCTGCGACCCACACGCCCCGGCCCAGGCTTGGCATCAGCGCCTTTGCAACTGCCTTTGGGGCGGGTGGTGCTCAACGATGTAGGGCCGGCGCTGAATCTGACAGGTCTGCAACGCATCAGCGAATACGTGGGCCAAGCCGTTCAGTTTGAGACTTTCGAGCAGGCGGTGGACTATGTGCGGTCTGTCTCGGCCTCGTTTGGGGAACACTCCGCCGAAGAATGGGCACAGATGTCCCGTTACGTGTTTGTGGAGCATGAAGGAAAGTGGCGTCGTCATTATGACTTGCGCTTGTCACAAGCCTTTGCCCAGCAGGCGGATGTGGACTTGGAAGCAGCGCAGGCTTTGCTCTGGGGGGCTTATGAGGGTTTGCCAGACAAGGTTCTGATTATGCGCGGCCAGGAGTCTGATCTGCTGAAACCAGAGGTGGCGCAGGAAATGTTGCAGCGCAATCCGAATTCCCAACTGGTGACCATCCCCAAGGTGGGGCATGCGCCCATGCTGCGCAATGCCGAGCAGATCAACCACATCGATTACTTTCTTGCTGGATAGCCCCTTATGAGTGTTCAGGCCTGCCTGCCCGTTGATCTGCATTGCCATTCCATTTATTCAGATGGGGTGCTCAGCCCCGCAGAGCTTGCCGAGCGTGCGCATGCTAACGGTGTGAAGCTGTGGGCCCTGACAGATCATGACGAAATCGGTGGCCTCAAGCAGGCCCGGCACCATGCCGAGCGGTTGGGAATGGGGTTTGTTGACGGGGTGGAAATCTCCGTTACCTGGGCGAACAAAACCATCCATATTGTGGGTTTGGGTGTGAACCCGGACCACGAGCCGCTGCACCAGGCCTTGCAGGACGTGCGTGCTGGCCGTGGACAGCGCGCCCGGCAAATGGGCGAGCGTCTGGCGGAGCTGGGGTTTCCTGACGCGTACGAAGGCGCAGTGCCCTTTGCAGCCAACCCGGAGTTGATCAGCCGAACGCACTTTGCGCGCTTTTTGGTGCAGCAAGGATATTGTGCCGATATGAACGAAGCCTTTCGTCGTTACCTGGCTGATGGTAAACCTGCTGCGGTCGAAACCGTGTGGGCCAGTCTGGAGGAAGCGGTAGGCTGGATACGCGAGTCGGGTGGTAAGGCCATTATTGCTCACCCGGGACGTTATGAGCTGGACGACACCCGCAGTCATGCTTTGTATAGCCAGTTTCTGGAATTGGGGGGCGTTGGGATTGAAGTGTTGACGGGCAGTCACTCTGCTCAGGAATACAGTGTGTATACCCAGGTGGCGCGCAGTTATGGTTTTGAAGTGTCTTGCGGGTCGGATTTTCATGGCCCCCGTGAAGGGCGGATTGATTTGGGCGGTTTGCCGCCTTTGCCTTCGGGGTTGAAGCCTGTCTGGCATGAGTGGCTGTAGCAGGAGCAATCAAAACGATGAATAAAGCCTTTGTAAAAGAGTCCGATCAGGACGATGACGACGATCTGGACACGCCGGCTAGCGCGCTGCCTAGCGGCACCAAAAACTATATGACGGTTCTGGGCTATCGCCGTTTGCGCAGCGAATTGAGCCATCTAATGAACAAAGAACGCCCCGAAGTCGTACAGATCGTCTCCTGGGCCGCCTCCAATGGCGATCGTTCAGAAAACGGCGATTACCTGTACGGTAAGAAACGCCTGCGTGAAATTGACCGTCGCATCCGTTTTTTGACTAAACGTCTGGAAATTGCGGAAGTGGTCGACCCCGGCTTGCAGCCGAACCCGGATCAGGTGTTTTTTGGTGCAACTGTGGTGTACAGCGACAGCCAAGGTGAAGAGTTCACCATCACGATTGTGGGAGTGGACGAGGCCGAGCCTTTGCAAGGGCGTATCAGCTGGATTTCACCGGTTGCCCGTGCTCTGATTAAAGCGCGTGAAGGCGATACGGTTGTGTTGCGTACCCCGGCCGGCAAGGAAGAGCTGGATATTCTGAGCGTGTCCTACCCTGAACCTGCCCCCGCCCCGGATCTGGATGGAGACAGCCCGATTTGAATCCCGTGCCTGGCCCGTGCTGGAGATTGCGGGGCGCCAATCGCTCCGGTCCCTCAAGACGTCCTGTCGCGCTTGCCGGGGTGATCGTGTCTGCAACCCTGGTCGCGAGCCCGTTGTTGGATCTGAATTTTCCTTTTTGTGCACGCCATTTAGTGATGTGACCTCTTGTGTCGCTTCCGGTTAAAATGGCGTGTTTTCTATTTCCCCCACTTTTTTGCCCCTCCCGTATCGTGAGCCAAATCCTGTACTTTCCCGGTTCGTCCGTGCTCTCCGCATTTCGTCGTGAGCGTTTGCTAGAGCGTATCGAGCAGCGTCAACTGCCAGTTGCCGACATTCTTGCCTTGCATGAATACTACGTCTGGACTGAAGAGTCTGGTCTGGATGCCAGTGCCCGTCAGCACCTGAGCGATCTGCTGGACGATGGTCTGCCTGCGCTGGACCCGCAGCCGCCCAAGGGCGCTTTGGTGCTGCGCGTTGTACCTCGACTGGGCACCGTGTCGCCCTGGGCCAGTAAAGCGACTGATATCGCCCACAACTGTGGTTTGCAGGCCGTCCGTCGTATTGAACGCGGTGTGCGCTACATCATTACTCCCAAGCGTGGATTGTTAGGCGCTAAAGAGCTGGATCAGGCGCAGCTGGAGCAACTGGCTGACTTGCTGCATGATCGCATGACCGAGACGGTAGTGGGTCTGGATTTTGACGGACAGGCCTTGTTTACCCAACTGGAGGGCAAGCCGATCCAGACCGTGGATATTCTGGGCGGTGGCGTGGCAACCTTGAAACAGGCCAACGAGCAAATGGGTCTGGCGCTGTCCGAAGATGAAATTGAATACCTGATGGAGGCCTTTACACGTCTGGGTCGTAACCCGCACGATGTGGAGCTGATGATGTTCGCCCAAGCCAATAGCGAACACTGCCGTCACAAGATTTTTAACGCACAGTGGGTAATTGACGGTCAAAGCCAGGGTAAGACCTTGTTTGGCATGATTCGTGAAACCCATGCTGCTCAGCCTGAAAACACCGTGGTGGCTTATGCCGATAATGCCGCCATCATGACGGGCGGTCCAGCCACTCTGTTTCACGCCGGTATCAACGATCAGGCCAACGAGCCCGTGTATCAGCGTCACGAAGCGCTGGTTCACACGTTGATGAAGGTGGAAACGCACAACCATCCCACCGCGATTGCTCCATTTCCTGGCGCATCGACGGGTGCCGGTGGCGAGATTCGTGACGAAGGCGCAACCGGCCGTGGCTCCAAGCCCAAAGCGGGTTTGACCGGCTTTACCGTGTCCAATCTGTGCTTTCCTGAACAAATGGAACCTTGGGAAAAAGACTCCCACGGTATTCCTGACCGTATCGCCAGCCCGCTGGACATCATGATTGAAGGCCCGATTGGTGGTGCTGCCTTCAATAACGAATTTGGTCGTCCCAATCTGCTGGGTTACTTCCGTACCTTTGAACAAACGGCTGGCGATCAGCGCTGGGGCTATCACAAGCCCATCATGATTGCCGGTGGTCTGGGCTCGATTGACGATCGCCTGACTCACAAAGATCCTCTGCCAGTGGGCGCCTTGCTGATTCAGCTGGGTGGTCCCGGCATGCGTATTGGTATGGGTGGTGGCGCTGCGTCCAGTATGGGCGTGGGCGCCAACCGTGCTGAGCTGGATTTTGACTCCGTGCAGCGTGGCAACCCGGAAATGGAGCGTCGTGCCCAGGAAGTGATTGACCGCTGCTGGCAACAGGGCGAGAACAATCCCATTATTGCTATCCACGACGTGGGGGCGGGTGGTTTGTCCAATGCCTTCCCAGAGCTGGTCAACGATGCCGAGCGTGGCGCCATTTTTGAACTGACGCGCGTTCCTTTGGAAGAATCGGGTCTGTCGCCCGCCGAAATCTGGTCCAACGAATCGCAGGAGCGGTACGTCCTGGCTATTTTGCCCAAGGACTTGCCGCGTTTCGAGCGCATCGCTCAGCGCGAGCGTTGCCCCTTTGCCGTCGTGGGTGTGGCTACCGAAGAGCGCCAGTTGCGTGTGACGTTCGGTGAGGGTCTGCCTGGTGTGGACGACGTGCATACCCCCAAGAGCATCGAGGAGCGTCCTGTAGATGTGCCTATGGACGTGATTCTGGGCAAGGCGCCACGTATGGAGCGTGACGTCAAACGTCTGCAAGGGGTGGCTGAGCCGCTGGACCTGACGGAAATCCCCTTGGTCGATGCCATGCATCGGG
This genomic interval from Alcaligenes ammonioxydans contains the following:
- a CDS encoding DNA internalization-related competence protein ComEC/Rec2; translation: MIGRACLAAFVAAATFTHFLAPSYLGYSVWCWLGAALLCLVLVPRFPVSYVLVFAFLGAGYSVWHIQDRLSQSVLEEDTNKVSRVELEILSLVQAGPSHRQFQARVLRSQPPGLPEHILVRWNAAQRYSLYREPPDHHFPELMPGQRWRMSLLVRPPQGARNPHGFDAERHAITQGWRAVGSVRGQPQLLAFDPADSWHTWTERVRHHLRKLLLPYVQERRWGGVMLALSLGDQASIAAPDWLIFNRSGLTHLVSISGTHVTFLAVLLAGLVSWCWRRVRWGRWVLAEQIPAQLAATWVGIAGAGVYCLIAGWGVPAQRTFLMLLVVGLCRVRGLHLGAGRTLLLAAWVVVLHDPWAGLTTGFYLSFGAVSVLFAFAQLMGRVPPAGAWWQRWGRRMGFAAWLQILITLALLPAVAPLFHEVSLASLPANAYAITLIGSIVTPLVLLLLILVALQAPSAWCESLAYLAHAALDFTMQPTVWLAERHLASVPVPAQHWAWTVLALLGVLLLLLPRGFVSRLSGLSLLIPAMAIRPSLLQEGDWDLFALDVGQGSAVVLRTRSQVLVFDVGNRYGPDSDEGKRSIAPWLKAAGIGQIDTLVLSHADMDHVGGTRSVLQAAPVSRSYSSFDLDLHVSREERLLGVATGSTPRPEQIRRCEQDVSWEVDGVRFRFWWPPAEPSSDKAASGREEDKNAVSCVLEVQGARHSALLLGDAGVAQEQAIVAAGVGPIDVVVVGHHGSRTSSGAHFVKQMQAGLAIAQLGWWNRFGHPHALVQARWERSGALFLRTDQWGALTVESRPSALYYFGERDRYARYWQSSPPP
- a CDS encoding alpha/beta fold hydrolase codes for the protein MCASAAGTHRMAYWEWGDPHNDQVLMCVHGLTRTGRDFDLLAQRLSSRYRVIAPDVVGRGRSDWLIDPAAYAIPQYVADMLVLIARVKPARLDWVGTSMGGLIALGLQGAQAMSALLRPTRPGPGLASAPLQLPLGRVVLNDVGPALNLTGLQRISEYVGQAVQFETFEQAVDYVRSVSASFGEHSAEEWAQMSRYVFVEHEGKWRRHYDLRLSQAFAQQADVDLEAAQALLWGAYEGLPDKVLIMRGQESDLLKPEVAQEMLQRNPNSQLVTIPKVGHAPMLRNAEQINHIDYFLAG
- a CDS encoding PHP domain-containing protein — translated: MSVQACLPVDLHCHSIYSDGVLSPAELAERAHANGVKLWALTDHDEIGGLKQARHHAERLGMGFVDGVEISVTWANKTIHIVGLGVNPDHEPLHQALQDVRAGRGQRARQMGERLAELGFPDAYEGAVPFAANPELISRTHFARFLVQQGYCADMNEAFRRYLADGKPAAVETVWASLEEAVGWIRESGGKAIIAHPGRYELDDTRSHALYSQFLELGGVGIEVLTGSHSAQEYSVYTQVARSYGFEVSCGSDFHGPREGRIDLGGLPPLPSGLKPVWHEWL
- the greB gene encoding transcription elongation factor GreB, translated to MNKAFVKESDQDDDDDLDTPASALPSGTKNYMTVLGYRRLRSELSHLMNKERPEVVQIVSWAASNGDRSENGDYLYGKKRLREIDRRIRFLTKRLEIAEVVDPGLQPNPDQVFFGATVVYSDSQGEEFTITIVGVDEAEPLQGRISWISPVARALIKAREGDTVVLRTPAGKEELDILSVSYPEPAPAPDLDGDSPI